A portion of the Malania oleifera isolate guangnan ecotype guangnan chromosome 3, ASM2987363v1, whole genome shotgun sequence genome contains these proteins:
- the LOC131151351 gene encoding pentatricopeptide repeat-containing protein At4g21065-like: MQFPFTRNKLLRSLCTPAATDSLKVKINKRAAEQNCLTLLQACDTLPKLTQVHAHFLKLGLQNNPFVITKFTSSSSVLHAIDYASSFLFSTDVDTRFYDIFLFNTIIRAYAQAHHNKQKAVSFYNLMLVYGVLPNKFTYPFVLKACAGIGDLNLGQQAHGSVLKFGFDTDIYVQNTLVHMYCCCDGGLELAHTVFDEMPKSDSVSWSVMIGGYARLGRSTDAVELFRKMQIAGVRPDEITMVSVVSACTDLGALELGKWVESYIDREKVQRTVELCNALIDMFAKCGDVDKALKLFRNMSERTIVSWTSVIAGLAMNGRGLEAVSLFEEMKEAGMVPDDVVFIGLLSACSHSGLVEEGKQYFGLMKFGYAIVPKMEHYGCMVDLLCRAGLVKEALEFVQGMPIEPNPIIWRMLITACRAVGEFRLGESITKQLIENEPMHESNYVLLSNIYAKMFHWENKIKVREVMGKKGMRKIPGSSMIELDNKIYEFVSGDKEHCQFKEIYEMVDEMGRKLNSAGYVPTTSEVLLDIDDEDKEDALNSHSEKLAIAFGLLNTPPGTSIRIVKNLRVCVDCHSATKFISKIYHREIVVRDRNRFHHFRNGQCSCGDFW, encoded by the coding sequence ATGCAGTTTCCATTCACCAGGAACAAGTTGCTTCGCTCCCTCTGCACACCCGCAGCCACAGACTCACTGAAAGTGAAAATCAACAAAAGAGCAGCAGAGCAGAACTGCTTAACTCTTCTCCAAGCCTGCGACACCCTTCCCAAGCTCACCCAAGTTCACGCTCACTTCCTCAAATTGGGCCTCCAAAACAACCCATTTGTCATCACCAAGTTCACTTCCTCTTCCTCTGTTCTCCATGCCATCGACTATGCTTCGTCTTTCTTATTCTCCACCGACGTCGATACCCGGTTCTATGACATCTTCCTCTTCAATACCATCATCAGAGCTTACGCCCAAGCCCATCACAACAAGCAGAAGGCTGTTTCTTTTTACAATCTTATGCTTGTCTATGGGGTTTTGCCTAATAAATTCACATACCCTTTTGTCCTCAAGGCCTGTGCTGGTATAGGGGACTTGAATTTGGGCCAACAAGCTCATGGGTCGGTGTTAAAATTCGGGTTTGATACAGATATTTATGTGCAGAATACTTTGGTTCATATGTATTGTTGTTGTGATGGGGGGCTCGAGTTGGCTCATACGGTGTTTGATGAAATGCCTAAGTCAGATTCTGTTTCGTGGAGTGTGATGATTGGTGGATATGCACGTTTAGGGAGGTCTACTGATGCTGTTGAATTGTTTAGGAAAATGCAGATTGCTGGGGTTCGCCCTGATGAGATTACTATGGTTTCAGTTGTATCTGCTTGCACTGATTTAGGTGCACTTGAGCTTGGGAAATGGGTTGAGTCTTATATTGACAGGGAAAAGGTTCAGAGGACTGTAGAGCTTTGTAATGCACTGATAGACATGTTTGCAAAGTGCGGCGATGTTGATAAAGCTTTAAAGTTGTTCAGAAACATGAGCGAGAGAACTATTGTGTCTTGGACTTCTGTGATTGCTGGTCTGGCAATGAATGGCCGCGGTTTGGAGGCTGTTTCTTTATTTGAGGAGATGAAAGAAGCTGGGATGGTCCCGGATGATGTTGTCTTTATTGGATTGCTCTCTGCATGTAGTCATTCTGGCCTAGTTGAAGAAGGCAAGCAATATTTTGGCTTGATGAAATTTGGATATGCCATTGTACCTAAGATGGAGCACTATGGATGTATGGTAGATTTGTTATGCAGGGCTGGACTTGTCAAGGAAGCACTGGAGTTTGTTCAAGGAATGCCAATCGAGCCAAACCCAATAATTTGGCGCATGCTTATAACTGCTTGCCGTGCTGTTGGTGAGTTTCGGCTCGGGGAAAGCATCACAAAACAGCTAATAGAAAATGAACCAATGCATGAATCAAACTATGTATTACTTTCCAACATTTATGCAAAAATGTTCCATTGGGAGAACAAAATTAAAGTTCGAGAGGTAATGGGGAAGAAGGGGATGAGAAAGATCCCGGGGAGCAGTATGATTGAGCTGGATAATAAAATTTATGAATTCGTCTCAGGTGACAAAGAACACTGTCAATTCAAAGAAATATATGAGATGGTGGACGAGATGGGCAGGAAGTTAAACAGTGCTGGATATGTTCCTACAACATCAGAGGTGTTACTTGATATTGATGATGAAGACAAGGAAGATGCTTTGAATAGTCATAGTGAAAAGCTAGCAATCGCTTTCGGTCTTTTGAACACACCACCTGGCACGTCTATTCGTATTGTGAAGAATTTACGGGTCTGTGTTGATTGCCACTCTGCCACCAAGTTCATATCCAAAATCTATCACCGAGAAATAGTCGTGAGAGACAGAAATCGGTTTCACCATTTCAGAAATGGGCAATGCTCTTGTGGGGATTTCTGGTGA